The Xiphophorus hellerii strain 12219 chromosome 7, Xiphophorus_hellerii-4.1, whole genome shotgun sequence nucleotide sequence CACAGCGTCTCGCAGTTCACCTGTCAGACACGAGGCAGAGAAGAACAGTGTTTATCCTGTTCCCATTGTTGGTGTGTTACTGAAAGTCCGAAAACAGATGGATGCTTGTGTGTGtggtatgaaaaaaatgtaaaacatttacagtagtTTTGAAAAGTATGGTAGGAACACGCAACCTCGACTGTTAGTAGTGATTTCTagtgaggtaaaaaaaataaaaatcagacctACACCTCCATCCTTCACTACTACATATAAAGAAAATCTGATGATTAAGTATAATCTCAGGTTAACTGGAGGCCAAAATCACAATAATCTTATACTTCTATCAAAACTTCTTTCTTAAGAGACTTAAACTGATTTATTCAGTCAACAGAACAGATGTGCTGTTTAGTGTGTAAAGGAAAACACTCACTGGGTGATAATGGTGGACCTGACAGGATCTCATCCTCTCCATTCAAATGCTTCTGAAAGTTATCCAGTGTCATCCAGTCCAGGTTGAGATCCATTCCCAGGCTCAAAGTGGCTTGAGCCCTCTCTGTACAACACAGAACAGAAAGACCATTAGCATCATAGCAGCTTAAACTGTTAAATGTGAGATCAGAGCCCAAAGAAGCCAGCCTTACCAGATTTATCGTTGCCCTCTGGTGGTTCCTGGTTCTCATCGCATGAAATGAAGAGTCTGGGCTCGCTGTcgtctctcctcttcctcctgtcgTCGGCTGAACTCCTCCTCTCCCAGGATGGACGCTGGGCCTCGTCTGCCCTCTCCTTTCGCTCTCTGGAGTCGTCTGCTGACCGCGGTTTCCCCGTGGATTCCTCTTCCCTTTCGTCGCTGTCCAGGCTGAAGCCGTGACTCTGGCTGGCTCTGGGGACTGCAGGTGGTGAAGACAGAACATCACAGGTTGGAGATAAGAAATGAGTTACCTTTTAAGGTAAAGGTATcggctgttttttgtttccgCAAACATTTCCATGTGTGTTTGGGATTGTAATCCTGTTGGGTTCTCAGTATCTTACTGTTGATTTTAGGCGAATCCATCCCGTTTCTTCCCTTATTCAACCCATTTGTGCAATGCACCAGTGACGGAGGCATTTGAACCTCTGCGGGTTATGTTCAGTACGGACCTGGTATTTACAGGTGTTTATTGTAGGTGGAGAAGCCTCAAAATCACAATTCAAATCTGGCCTTAAAACCCAAAATGAGTGGTTGGATTCCAgttgtgcaagaaaaaaacccaactaaataaatcacattctTTAGAGCTGAAGCGATTAATTGGAtcaatcgattattgaaataattgtcaaccaATTTAGTGGACgattaaattagttgacgattaatAGATTTAGCAATTGAGTCATTGTTAGCGCACAGAAACCCCATTCCCCCCCAAAAATGCCACttgctgaaaataaatcatattcaGAGGactaattaaaccaaaaatgtattATAAATATAAGTAGCAATTAAGTTAAAAACACTTACGTCtgtcaataaatattaaatggcAGTTCTTGCCcctataaattaaaaaaaaaagctgttacagcattttagacaataaaatggtttttttttgtcttttaaaaaaaatgttattagtTTATGTacatcttttaatatatttctaatattctagatttgtaaaatgttttatccgATTGACTGATTAATTGTGATAATAATTGAATGAAAGTGTTTTCCCCCTCCCTCTTTGCtcattaaatattacaaaatgaaaagctaACACAATTACCAGTACAGAAACATGTCAACCAAAAGTCTGCAGCTtcactgtttgtttgtcttttgtttagtaatttaaaaagaaaaatacagatacACGTTAGGGAAAATGAAGAAGTGTGAAAAATCCTCCGACTccagttcagtttttgttttaagattttaccTCCATTAAGGAACATTTTTGACGTGTGCATTAAGAtcttttagaggaaaaaaaaatctgattcagCAGATCACACTACAAAGAAAGAATCCCACAGATCTTTGTCGGTCATGGAAAAGCCTGATCAGTGCCAGTTCTGGTCcggtaataaaaataaactgttgggtagaaaagctaaaagaaactttttatgCTAAGCCTCTAACTCTAACTTTCTGTACAAGCCTCTAAAGTTTGATCATTCTTACTTCCAACTTTTCAAAGCATTGCACTGGTCATGCCCAACGTTTTACAAGAGGTTTTTGATGTATGTGTGAAGCAGCTTTACCGTCTGACGGCTTCGTCCGCTCAGTCCTCTCCAGCTCTGCTTTCTGAGACGGAGACTCTTTGGTCAGCTTGGGGATCTTCTCGATCTTTCCTATCAACTTATATCGACAGACAAAGAAAAACGCAATAAATGAGTCTCTGACGAGTGTCAGAACATTTGTAATTTGATCACAACTTCTTGTCTGAACATGAAGGACGGTCGAGGTCTGTACCTTTGTGGgtttgctgctgcttttctctgtgACTGGCGGCGGCCTGCGGGGGGCCCGGTCCTTGGCCTCGCAGTTCAACAAGAACTTTTCGAAGAGATTCGTGGAGCCGCTGGCGTCTTTCTGTGCCTCCTCTTTAGTCACTTCATCCTCTTTGACCTTACTGGTAGCCACggtggtggaggaggaagaggatgaagaagaggatGTAGAGGAAGAAGGGGCTTTCTGCGGTGCGGCGGGCGTGCCATCACTTCCTTTGCTCTTGGCCTTTTTGTGCAGGCTGGAGTTGTCGCTGGAGTCTGACTGGAGAGCACCGTCCTCCTTGCTTTTCGAACTCTGACTCTTGGGTTTTTGGAGGTTGCCGTCTggtttcttgttctttttctcGCTAATGAGGTCCTTGATGCCCTGCAGCTTCACCTCCCACTTGCCCTTCTTTTGCTTGATCTTATCTTCCAAATTGAGCTTCTCCGCCGGCTTGGCGACGGCCTCCGCCGAGCCCGAGTCCTCCATCTGCGACTCGGACGGCCCGTCGCTCAGATCCTCCTCCACCAGGGCGGCGGCCTCGTCGTCAGAGCTCTCCACTTTCCACTCTTTTttcaccttcttcttctttccctcCCCCGTCTTGGTTTTCTTATGCTTCCCTCCGTCCTTTCCCTTCtccttcttttgctttttggaAGACAGCGCTCCATCCTCCTCCTCGTCAGAGTCGGCGTAGCGCTTTTTGGGTTCGACCTTCGCCTCCTTTGGGGGAAAGGGCGGGCTCGGGGGAGTCTCTTCCTCTTCGTCGTCCGTTTCCGGCGCAGGGAGCGGCTTCGGCTCGTCTCTGCGTTtgtccttctttttcttcttcttcggAGGGGgatcctcctcttcttcctcccggatctttttcttcttcttcttctttttgacGGGGGCCTCCGTCGGGCGATCTTTGTCACTGTCGCTCTCCGAGTCGGCGTCGAACACGTCGCTCTTTACAGGCAAAAGTTTTTGCTGAACACAAAAGGACATCATCAAtttcttttatcctttttttaaaatgtatattaaccTGCCATCTTAGAGTCTTACCACAGGTTTCTTGGACTCTGCCTCTTTCTTGGCCTTCAGCTCGGCCTGGTGCCTCTTAAACGCCAGCAGGACTTCATGGCAGTCCTCTAAATGGGCTTCGGGTTCCCAGGTGTCGTCGTCAGAGCAGTAATTCTTCCAGCGAACCCTGTAAAGCACTTCGCCCTGACAACAAGCAGAGGAGCCTTTAGATAAAATATCACTCTTCATATCAGCAGGGTGCTGAGCTTTAGCATCCCTGCCAGTATGAACTATACTAGATAGGAGCACAAAGAACTGGGGAAAGGCCATCTAAGTGCTTAAATATAATAATCGGCAGGAAGTTTTACATATGCTGCCTGAAAATTTACAGTCTACCATCCCAACGCTCCTTTGCAGTTGGAATGCTGCACACGTTGGTACTACTATGAAAACTGTGATCCGacacattgatttatttttgatcaaaacattgtttttgagCTTAGACAGTGCGAGGCTGATGGTACGCAAGGACTGAAAATCAATTTCACTTCAGTCAACTGGGCAAATTtgcatgaatgaataaaaattttgatagaaaaaaattgttctCAGACATCAATGCAAAGTCGAGTGTTTTTCATATAGTGAAATTGTGATACGCGTTTTGGGCAACGCTGCATCAATTTCACTTGGTTGTACTTTAGATTTTGACACAAATTTGCCATGTTTTTTGTCTACttgtattgtaaaaaaaaaaaatgctacatgtaAAGCATGGATACAGCAACCCATTAATTAGTTTCCATTGATTGGCTTTGACCAAAAATAGGCTGATCAaatattgggggaaaaaaatccccatttAGTGAAACGCATCAAAATTTAGAACTCCCCTCCTTTTCATTACATAAATGCATCAATCGACAGCGTGCACTTTGCACCctgaattcataaaaaaatgtattaattaaatgtagGACATATACACATTAATGCATCTTCTCTTTGGGCTTTTCCTTCAGAGGTTGCCATGGCGATGTACTACATAAATTGGGATACTCTTGTAATTCCTAGATTTTCTTTTGGATGGAGACCTGCTACCTGTTGTACATTTTTTCCCTCAATTTAATAGgctttagacaaaaataacgacataaaaaaaaaacacaaaacattggTCAACAATCGGAATCAGCAGTTCAGACCTCAAGTGATAAGATATAGTGCAGTTCTATTTAAAATGATCATGTTTTAATCAGTTTATAACTACTACTATTCCATTTCAACTAAATTATCTAAAGAAAAAttgatgtaaatgtttttttcttaactgtGGAATTATTTTGTCATAAAGCCAGACTTTGCAAAGACCGATTTGAGTTGAATGATTACTTTGAATATGCTTTTTTGGGTATAAATTTCACTCTGGGTTATGACCCATTAGGTGGCTGTTTTGTTTGGCAATGTAGCCTGACAAAACCTCCGAGGAAGCATCATTCACAATTTACTGTACAACCACACGCACTTAACCATTTGACCAGTTTAGCTACTGAAACAGTAAATGTGACAAATGCACATTTGGAAAAGATTCGTTTTctaaaatatcaaacaaaaaactagtTTTCAACGAAATTGTTGCAAAAGCATCAACTGTATTTCGTCGCTACTCGCAGCAATCCTGTTTATTGAGTAAATCTGCATTACAAGGTTTATACCGAGCTCAGTTTAGTCAAAGACTAGTTTAAGCAAGAGTTTCTGCTAAAACGTTAACATGCTAGCTGGCTTTAGTGCACTCGCATGGACAGACTTCAGTAACCATTAAGATTTGCAGAGAACCAGTTACACCCGTGCATTTTCTGCACGGTGATTGGGTCcttttttaaggattttgagTTGCGGCTGTGCAGCAACAGCcatgatgaaaacatttgcCTGTCCTTGGCCTCAGCAGGGGGAGAAGGAAGCGGACATCATGGGAGAAGTTGTGCAGGGAATCGGTGCGACGTACTGGAGCAGCAGCGAGTCGCAGTAGAAATGCGCTACTAGCATgcgtttaagtgacttggacaCTATTAATTGCATCGGAAATTACGTTTAGTGCATTTTGGCAAAGGGGTTTATTCTCACGAGGGCATTGCGTCGTcaaagagggaaagaaaaaaaaaaaataccagccATGTTTGCCCGCTAGCCGGGAAGCTAGTTAGCCGTTAGCTTTACCTCTTCCACCCGCATGTCAATAATCCTTTCCACTTCGTATacgtcttcttcttcgtcttgTTCGCTTTCAGCCGGTTCTACCTTCTCGGCCTCAGCCGCCATGACTGCTGGGTTGAATGCTTTTTATAACGAACAGCGCTGTTTCAGACCGGTGGTTCAGGCCGCCGTGCGGACAGAGGCAGGACGGTGGCGCACCTTCGCGGCACTGTCCGCTCCGGTTGTGCTGCTCAGCTTGGACTGAGCGCAGACAATCAACCGCCTCCTGCTCACAGTGAGGCGTTCAAGTCACCCCACCTCCTGTAGGAAAGACTGGATACTGTATGTAGCTACTAGGAGAAAGTTCCTAGTAGCGGGTAATATCTTAGCGATTTTTCCttattattttaacagaaaCGGAGAAAacactgttggttttttttgtatcaaaCATGCTTAGATATTACATTAAAAACGTAATGTAAGTTATACCTGCCATAGTGACCTACTCGTTGTCTCAacgtttcagatttttcagcaaatttgtaacatttagtACCAGGTGAAGCTCATAAGTTATTATAATTGTACAATACTTTCTACAGTTGTAAAGGCCAACTGAATGTTACGTTGTTTCTTGTAACCGCCGTTAAAAGTTcggtgcttttattttggtataaCGTAAATAATATAATGTATCTATAGTAACAGAACCACAGAGCTACCGGAGAAGATAAACAAGGATGGCTGTAATAAATCATCCTTTTACCATCAGTTCCGGCCTTCTCGAAGTTGACAGTATTATACATTGCCCTGTATTTCAAAGTATTGTGAAAGAAAACGTGATTATTAAGTTTATACAGCAAGCTTTTAGTTTACATAATTTGTTGTGGTTCTTGGCTTGAAAAAGAGTGATGCGTTTTATTAGGGTGGACTTCGTTTTAAATCTTccaatttgtttgaaataaagtgaatttattcaaaaattatcaatcaatcaatcaaattttatttgtatagcacatttcagcagcaaggcatttcaaagtgctttacatcattacaaacacagaaacacaatgcaacatagaatcaataatcaaaacaaagcattaagtcaagttccatcaataaatttgtaattgattacatttcaaatacaattctaaacaggtgggtttttagttgagatttaaaagaagtcagtgtttcagctgttttacagttttctggaagtttgttccaaatttgtggtgcatagatgctgaaagctgcttctcctcgtttggttctggttctggggatgcagagcagaccagaaccggaagacctgagaggtctggaaggttgatacaataaaagcagatctttaatgtattgtggtgctaagccgttcagtgatttatcaCTTGTATTCACAGTAAATGACAAACTTTACACTTTAgtgcattaataaaaacaaagtcctACAATTTAGAATGCACACTGAGATGGGTATAGCAGcattactgtaaaaaaaaaaaaaagcttagacatttttataatagCCTATGCAATCTGTAatggttaaaaacataaatcaaaatgtgaagCATTATCTGTAGGGAGGACAATGGAGCAACctttcatttaacaaatacCTTATGTGGCTTTTTCAAGATTTTCCAGAAGGTTTGCATCATTACacacagaaaaaggaaaacagaaatt carries:
- the mphosph8 gene encoding M-phase phosphoprotein 8 isoform X3, which produces MAAEAEKVEPAESEQDEEEDVYEVERIIDMRVEEGEVLYRVRWKNYCSDDDTWEPEAHLEDCHEVLLAFKRHQAELKAKKEAESKKPVQKLLPVKSDVFDADSESDSDKDRPTEAPVKKKKKKKKIREEEEEDPPPKKKKKKDKRRDEPKPLPAPETDDEEEETPPSPPFPPKEAKVEPKKRYADSDEEEDGALSSKKQKKEKGKDGGKHKKTKTGEGKKKKVKKEWKVESSDDEAAALVEEDLSDGPSESQMEDSGSAEAVAKPAEKLNLEDKIKQKKGKWEVKLQGIKDLISEKKNKKPDGNLQKPKSQSSKSKEDGALQSDSSDNSSLHKKAKSKGSDGTPAAPQKAPSSSTSSSSSSSSSTTVATSKVKEDEVTKEEAQKDASGSTNLFEKFLLNCEAKDRAPRRPPPVTEKSSSKPTKLIGKIEKIPKLTKESPSQKAELERTERTKPSDVPRASQSHGFSLDSDEREEESTGKPRSADDSRERKERADEAQRPSWERRSSADDRRKRRDDSEPRLFISCDENQEPPEGNDKSERAQATLSLGMDLNLDWMTLDNFQKHLNGEDEILSGPPLSPSELRDAVKSGDYMAVKLALNSKEDYNLEQEDVSGMSLCMLAAAGGQDDILRLLIRKGVRVNARQKNGTTALMHAAEKNFLTTVAMLLEAGSYVNAQTLGGETALMKACKRGNADIVRLLLEYGADCNILSKHKNNALYFANFSNNLMVCDLVKDHINKLSSVAEETIRAYFESRLVVLERVFPLACHRLCEGPDFSMEFLYKAQPQPEGSGILLFIFHANFLNEIIARLCGPCSVHAVVLNDKFQLPIFLDSHFIYSFSPIPGINKLFIRLAEAPTAKVKLLIGAYRVQLQ